A stretch of the Clostridiales bacterium genome encodes the following:
- a CDS encoding 1-deoxy-D-xylulose-5-phosphate reductoisomerase has product MTRIAILGSTGSIGTQALDICRRHPDRFQVAALTARSSREKLFEQVREFRPEMAGLAEDDIPLNEIPEDLRFCRWMSGAEALKAAAAEVPADQVLVSIVGIAGLKSVLDALEAGRQVLLANKEALVTGGHLVMDLAKRMGKPILPVDSEHSAIFQCLQAAGGNPAEKILLTASGGPFRTWDRERIERATPREALKHPNWSMGAKITVDSASMFNKGLEIIEARWLFDMPEDRIQVVIHPESIVHSAVVFRDGAVLAQLGMPDMRVPIGYAMTYPERVETGVQAPDLAAISRLTFEEPDTEKFPATELAREALRAGGAACTVLNGANEAAVAAFLREEIPFGEIARRVENALERLAGLPADSLEDILEADRRARACVGKG; this is encoded by the coding sequence ATGACAAGGATTGCGATACTGGGGTCCACGGGTTCCATCGGAACCCAGGCGCTGGATATCTGCCGGCGCCATCCGGACCGGTTCCAGGTGGCGGCGCTGACCGCAAGAAGCAGCCGGGAAAAGCTGTTTGAACAGGTCCGTGAATTCCGGCCGGAAATGGCCGGACTGGCGGAAGATGATATTCCGCTGAACGAGATACCGGAGGACCTGCGGTTCTGCCGCTGGATGAGCGGCGCGGAAGCGCTGAAAGCCGCGGCGGCGGAGGTCCCGGCGGACCAGGTGCTGGTGAGCATTGTCGGGATTGCCGGGCTGAAGAGCGTGCTGGACGCGCTGGAGGCCGGAAGGCAGGTGCTGCTGGCCAACAAGGAAGCCCTGGTGACCGGCGGACACCTGGTGATGGACTTGGCAAAGAGGATGGGGAAACCCATCCTGCCGGTGGACAGTGAACACAGCGCGATTTTCCAGTGCCTGCAGGCAGCCGGAGGCAACCCCGCGGAAAAGATCCTGCTGACGGCATCGGGCGGCCCGTTCCGGACCTGGGACCGGGAACGGATTGAACGGGCGACTCCCCGGGAAGCGCTGAAACACCCCAACTGGAGCATGGGCGCGAAGATCACGGTGGACTCCGCCAGCATGTTCAACAAGGGCCTGGAAATTATCGAAGCCCGCTGGCTGTTCGATATGCCGGAGGACCGGATCCAGGTGGTGATCCATCCGGAAAGCATTGTTCATTCCGCCGTCGTATTCCGGGACGGCGCGGTGCTGGCCCAGCTGGGGATGCCGGATATGCGCGTCCCGATCGGATACGCGATGACCTACCCGGAACGGGTGGAAACCGGCGTGCAGGCGCCGGACCTGGCGGCAATCAGCCGCCTGACCTTTGAGGAACCGGATACCGAAAAGTTCCCGGCGACCGAGCTTGCGCGCGAAGCCCTGCGGGCCGGCGGCGCGGCGTGTACGGTGCTGAACGGCGCCAATGAGGCGGCGGTGGCGGCATTCCTGCGGGAGGAGATCCCCTTCGGGGAGATCGCCCGGCGGGTGGAAAATGCCCTCGAACGCCTGGCGGGACTTCCGGCCGACAGCCTTGAAGATATCCTGGAAGCGGACAGACGCGCGCGGGCGTGCGTCGGAAAGGGTTAA
- a CDS encoding phosphatidate cytidylyltransferase gives MKQRFITGLLLVIFLAVMLWLPNWCMALATLICVCFAVWEEYHALVTAGHRVVTWPTWISLVTSIPLTYFFGVKAIVPLLALALLIMVTVILFRKEPELTDLSMSALPLLTVALPGLSLVAISLLPDQKAVEVVLLCLTFAVPLVGDIFALLAGSAIGGPKLCEAVSPKKTIAGSIGGLAGSVLAAMAVYGLSLVCCNEPTLAKLPVWWHYLLLGITGGAVGQIGDLFASLVKRHSGIKDFSNLFPGHGGMLDRLDSVLFMAVLMYCYLLFIP, from the coding sequence ATGAAACAGAGATTTATAACCGGACTGCTGCTGGTAATTTTCCTGGCAGTAATGCTGTGGCTGCCGAACTGGTGCATGGCGCTGGCGACACTGATCTGCGTCTGCTTTGCAGTGTGGGAGGAATACCATGCGCTGGTGACCGCGGGACACCGGGTGGTGACCTGGCCGACCTGGATTTCCCTGGTCACATCGATCCCGCTGACCTATTTCTTCGGCGTGAAAGCGATCGTCCCGCTGCTGGCGCTGGCACTGCTGATCATGGTGACGGTAATCCTGTTCCGGAAAGAGCCGGAGCTGACCGACCTGAGCATGAGCGCGCTGCCGCTGCTGACGGTGGCGCTGCCGGGACTGAGCCTTGTGGCGATCAGCCTGCTGCCGGACCAGAAGGCGGTGGAAGTGGTGCTGCTGTGCCTGACCTTCGCTGTGCCCCTGGTAGGTGACATTTTTGCCCTGCTTGCCGGGAGCGCGATCGGCGGCCCGAAGCTGTGCGAAGCCGTGAGCCCGAAAAAGACCATCGCGGGAAGCATCGGCGGACTGGCGGGCAGCGTCCTGGCGGCCATGGCGGTATACGGGCTGAGCCTGGTGTGCTGCAACGAGCCGACCCTGGCAAAGCTGCCGGTCTGGTGGCATTACCTGCTGCTGGGCATTACCGGCGGCGCAGTCGGGCAGATCGGAGACCTGTTTGCCAGCCTGGTCAAGCGGCACAGCGGAATCAAAGACTTTTCCAACCTGTTCCCCGGCCACGGCGGCATGCTGGACCGGCTGGACAGCGTTCTGTTTATGGCGGTGCTGATGTACTGCTATCTGCTGTTTATTCCGTAA
- a CDS encoding isoprenyl transferase: MKINTALKLALKKTPRTSDEFDKLPEHVAIIMDGNGRWARKHKLSVSKGHRQGTETLREIIRHTDDLGIKALSLYAFSTENWKRSEEEVAALMQLILDFFASEIDELDAKNVRILILGDKSGLPEKQRETLKEAEKRTEKNTGLRLNIAVNYGGRAELVKAAREIATLAVNGALPVDAITEETISDHLYTRGQPDVDLLIRTSGEQRLSNFLLYQNAYAEFVFPEILWPDFTVHDYDLALDAYAHRERRFGRRIGS, encoded by the coding sequence ATGAAAATCAACACGGCTTTGAAACTGGCGCTGAAAAAAACGCCCCGCACCTCCGATGAGTTTGACAAGCTGCCGGAGCACGTGGCGATCATTATGGACGGGAACGGCCGGTGGGCGCGGAAGCATAAGCTGAGCGTTTCCAAAGGGCACCGCCAGGGAACCGAAACGCTGCGGGAGATCATCCGGCACACGGATGACCTGGGGATCAAGGCGCTGAGCCTGTATGCCTTCTCCACGGAAAACTGGAAGCGGTCCGAGGAAGAGGTGGCTGCCCTGATGCAGCTGATCCTGGATTTCTTTGCCTCGGAAATCGATGAGCTGGACGCGAAGAACGTCCGGATCCTGATTCTCGGGGACAAGAGCGGGCTGCCGGAGAAGCAGCGGGAAACGCTGAAGGAAGCGGAAAAGCGGACGGAGAAGAATACCGGCCTCCGGCTGAACATTGCCGTGAATTACGGCGGACGGGCCGAGCTGGTGAAGGCGGCCCGGGAGATTGCCACGCTGGCGGTGAACGGAGCCCTGCCGGTGGACGCGATCACGGAGGAAACCATTTCGGACCACCTGTATACCCGGGGACAGCCGGACGTGGACCTGCTGATCCGCACGAGCGGGGAACAGCGGCTGAGCAATTTCCTGCTGTACCAGAACGCTTACGCGGAATTTGTATTCCCGGAAATTCTGTGGCCGGATTTCACGGTGCACGATTATGATCTGGCGCTGGATGCATACGCGCACAGGGAGAGGAGATTCGGGCGGAGGATCGGCAGCTGA
- the frr gene encoding ribosome recycling factor has protein sequence MIDDIMMTAEEKMQKSCAAYERDMMGLRAGRANPKLLDRIMVDYYGTQTPINQIGNISSPEPRLLVIAPWEAKMIPQVEKAIQKSDLGLNPSNDGKIIRLVFPELNEERRRDLTKVASKGAEETKVAIRNIRRDAVDQIKKLKKNSEITEDDQKDAEEEIQKMTDKAIKEVDDIFAKKEKEIMEV, from the coding sequence ATGATCGACGATATCATGATGACCGCTGAAGAAAAGATGCAGAAATCCTGCGCGGCGTATGAGCGGGATATGATGGGCCTGCGGGCCGGCCGGGCCAATCCGAAGCTGCTGGACCGGATTATGGTGGATTATTACGGGACACAGACACCGATCAACCAGATCGGGAATATTTCTTCCCCGGAACCCCGCCTGCTGGTGATTGCCCCCTGGGAAGCCAAGATGATTCCCCAGGTGGAAAAGGCCATCCAGAAGAGCGACCTGGGCCTGAATCCTTCCAATGATGGAAAGATTATCCGCCTGGTGTTCCCGGAACTGAACGAGGAACGCCGCAGGGACCTGACCAAGGTGGCTTCCAAGGGCGCGGAGGAGACCAAGGTGGCCATCCGCAACATCCGCAGGGACGCGGTGGACCAGATCAAGAAGCTGAAGAAGAACAGCGAGATCACCGAGGACGACCAGAAGGACGCCGAGGAAGAGATCCAGAAGATGACGGACAAGGCCATCAAGGAAGTGGACGATATCTTCGCCAAGAAAGAAAAGGAAATCATGGAGGTCTGA
- a CDS encoding GNAT family N-acetyltransferase, which produces MKMINLQEEQIEDIEERLESFDEAHITYSMDGCIQIGMEDGGKLIAGLDACITTFKILYVSTVFVDPEYRRKGIGTQLIREMEKRAAAMGVNTIRLDTFDWQGKDFYEALEYRCVGSYDNAEDGYSEYFFMKRI; this is translated from the coding sequence ATGAAAATGATCAACCTGCAGGAAGAACAGATTGAGGATATTGAGGAGCGGCTGGAAAGCTTTGACGAAGCGCATATCACCTATTCCATGGACGGATGCATCCAGATCGGCATGGAAGACGGCGGGAAGCTGATTGCCGGACTGGACGCGTGTATCACGACCTTCAAAATCCTGTATGTATCCACCGTGTTTGTGGATCCGGAATACCGGCGGAAAGGCATCGGAACACAGCTGATCCGCGAAATGGAAAAGCGGGCCGCTGCCATGGGTGTCAACACCATCCGGCTGGACACCTTTGACTGGCAGGGAAAGGATTTCTATGAGGCGCTGGAATACCGGTGCGTCGGCAGTTACGACAATGCGGAGGACGGCTATTCCGAATACTTCTTCATGAAGCGGATCTGA
- a CDS encoding M3 family oligoendopeptidase — translation MKFSEMPYTRPDPEAVKAELQQLTERLRNADSYETARAVFLEKEEKGKAVETMGSLAYIRHSIDTRDEFYDGEIEFWDEIGPEIEEFEQEWLSALLESPFRADFEREYGSLLFLNAEIDRKSFSPEIVEDMQKENELVTEYGKLIASAQVPFEGGVYTLSQLEPFQTDPDDARRLAAWKAKGQWFRDHQERLDALYDELVVLRDRMGRKLGYGGYTQLGYYRMARNCWTREDIEKFRTAVQKYLVPVADSVMREQAKRLGKSYPLSFADAALSFRSGNPRPVGTPDDILAQGQKFYDSLSPETSEFFRTMREDGLMDVLSTEGKEGGGYCTSLPLYKVPFIFANFNGTQGDVEVVTHEAGHAFAYWMNRSRIPTEYTDPSAEACEVHSMSMEFFGWKNAEGFFGPDARKFMYSHLAAAVTFIPYGTMVDHFQHIVYEKPDMKPAERHAEWKHLLGIYMPWMKLDGEIPFFADGEGWQRQSHIYEVPFYYIDYCLAQTVSLEFWAMIQKDPEDAWKHYMAYTVQGGSHTFTDLLKNADLITPFDEACLKGVCETATRWLDNFDLAGIE, via the coding sequence ATGAAATTTTCTGAAATGCCCTATACCCGCCCGGATCCCGAAGCAGTCAAGGCAGAGCTTCAGCAGCTGACCGAACGCCTCCGGAACGCGGACAGTTATGAAACGGCCCGGGCCGTCTTCCTGGAAAAGGAGGAAAAGGGAAAAGCCGTCGAAACCATGGGGTCCCTGGCGTATATCCGCCACTCCATCGATACGCGGGATGAGTTTTACGACGGCGAGATCGAGTTCTGGGATGAGATCGGTCCGGAAATCGAGGAATTCGAACAGGAATGGCTCAGTGCCCTGCTTGAATCCCCCTTCCGTGCGGATTTTGAAAGGGAGTACGGCAGCCTGCTGTTCCTGAATGCGGAGATTGACCGGAAATCTTTTTCGCCCGAAATCGTTGAAGACATGCAGAAGGAAAACGAGCTTGTCACCGAATACGGCAAGCTGATCGCCTCCGCCCAGGTTCCGTTCGAGGGCGGCGTCTATACGCTGTCCCAGCTGGAACCTTTCCAGACGGATCCGGATGACGCGCGCCGCCTTGCCGCGTGGAAAGCCAAAGGGCAGTGGTTCAGGGATCACCAGGAGCGCCTGGACGCGCTGTATGACGAGCTGGTCGTCCTCCGGGACCGCATGGGCCGCAAGCTCGGCTATGGAGGCTATACCCAGCTCGGGTATTACCGCATGGCGCGCAACTGCTGGACCCGTGAAGACATTGAAAAGTTCCGCACCGCCGTGCAGAAATACCTCGTGCCGGTGGCGGACTCCGTCATGCGCGAACAGGCAAAGCGCCTGGGCAAATCCTATCCGCTGTCATTTGCGGATGCCGCCCTGAGCTTCCGCAGCGGCAACCCGCGGCCGGTCGGAACGCCTGATGATATCCTGGCCCAGGGCCAGAAGTTCTATGATTCGCTTTCACCCGAGACAAGCGAATTCTTCCGCACCATGCGGGAAGACGGGCTGATGGATGTCCTTTCCACCGAAGGCAAGGAAGGCGGCGGATACTGCACCTCCCTCCCGCTGTATAAGGTGCCCTTCATCTTCGCGAACTTCAACGGAACGCAGGGCGACGTCGAGGTCGTAACCCATGAGGCAGGCCATGCCTTTGCCTACTGGATGAACCGCAGCCGGATCCCGACGGAATATACGGACCCGAGTGCCGAGGCCTGCGAGGTCCATTCGATGAGCATGGAATTCTTCGGCTGGAAGAATGCGGAAGGATTCTTCGGCCCGGATGCGCGGAAATTCATGTACAGCCACCTGGCTGCCGCGGTGACCTTCATCCCGTACGGCACGATGGTGGACCACTTCCAGCATATCGTCTATGAAAAGCCGGATATGAAGCCGGCGGAACGCCATGCGGAGTGGAAGCACCTCCTCGGCATTTACATGCCGTGGATGAAGCTGGACGGGGAAATCCCGTTCTTCGCGGACGGGGAAGGCTGGCAGCGCCAGTCCCACATCTACGAAGTGCCATTCTATTATATTGATTACTGCCTGGCCCAGACAGTTTCGCTGGAGTTCTGGGCCATGATTCAGAAGGATCCCGAGGACGCGTGGAAGCACTACATGGCCTATACCGTCCAGGGCGGCAGCCATACATTTACAGACCTGCTCAAAAACGCGGACCTCATCACCCCGTTCGATGAAGCCTGCCTGAAAGGCGTCTGTGAAACCGCCACCCGGTGGCTGGATAATTTCGATCTGGCGGGAATTGAGTAA
- a CDS encoding DUF3899 domain-containing protein: MDPRKKSLIRIGITAVVGALIAWGAAAARGLKPGIGTALTLRYWSDGCFVAAVLVGSVGALTWISTTGLFDIFSYGFSAAVRMFIPFGRKKDIMSFYDYKTYRAEKRQPALFELLVVGIFYLLVSGLLLWLYYSSIGGA, from the coding sequence ATGGATCCCCGGAAAAAAAGCCTGATCCGGATCGGGATTACGGCTGTCGTCGGTGCGCTGATCGCCTGGGGTGCCGCCGCGGCGAGGGGACTGAAACCGGGCATCGGGACGGCGCTGACGCTGCGTTACTGGAGCGACGGCTGCTTTGTGGCCGCGGTCCTGGTCGGCAGCGTCGGAGCGCTGACCTGGATTTCCACGACCGGGCTGTTTGATATCTTTTCATACGGTTTTTCCGCAGCGGTCCGGATGTTCATCCCGTTCGGGCGGAAGAAGGACATCATGTCCTTCTATGATTATAAAACGTACCGGGCGGAAAAAAGGCAGCCGGCGCTGTTCGAGCTGCTGGTTGTCGGAATATTCTACCTGCTGGTATCCGGCCTGCTGCTGTGGTTGTATTATTCATCCATCGGCGGCGCATGA
- a CDS encoding ATP-binding cassette domain-containing protein: protein MSEPLLRVEHLCQYFGPNKAVDDVSFEIQKGEVFGLVGESGCGKTTTGRSIIKLYDITSGSIYFKGKRIAAGTKSYKDRIREARKECREASPERRSELEAEITKLREEIRSARRDHEQCDKLYKDELVKEVREKYAPLLENAQGEEEKRIRQEYDEALRIAKKQRYITQIQMIFQDPIASLDPRMTVMDTIAEGLVIRGEKDREVLEKKVYDILEKVGLVREHANRYPHEFSGGQRQRIGVARAVVMEPELIIADEPVSALDVSIQAQVINLLNELRHEFGLTFLFIAHDLSVVKYFSDRIGVMYYGHMVELATSDELFAHPLHPYTQSLLSAIPLPDPLMEKKRKRLKYDPLAAHNYGSEQPEMREVAPGHFVRCSREEFEQYRQQLGLQSSENEKQ, encoded by the coding sequence ATGAGTGAACCGTTGCTGAGGGTGGAACACCTGTGCCAGTACTTCGGACCCAACAAAGCGGTGGACGACGTCAGCTTTGAGATCCAGAAAGGCGAGGTTTTCGGCCTGGTCGGTGAATCCGGCTGCGGCAAGACGACGACCGGCCGCTCGATCATCAAGCTGTATGACATTACGTCCGGAAGCATCTATTTCAAGGGAAAGCGGATTGCTGCCGGGACCAAGTCCTATAAAGACCGGATCCGGGAAGCCCGGAAGGAATGCAGGGAAGCATCCCCGGAACGCCGCAGTGAACTGGAAGCGGAGATTACAAAACTGCGGGAAGAAATCCGCTCCGCACGCCGGGACCATGAGCAGTGCGACAAGCTTTACAAGGACGAGCTGGTCAAAGAGGTCCGGGAAAAATATGCTCCCCTGCTGGAAAACGCGCAGGGTGAAGAAGAAAAACGGATCCGGCAGGAGTATGACGAGGCGCTTCGCATCGCGAAAAAGCAGCGCTACATCACGCAGATCCAGATGATCTTCCAGGATCCCATCGCTTCGCTGGACCCCCGGATGACGGTCATGGATACCATTGCGGAAGGCCTGGTGATCCGCGGGGAAAAGGACCGGGAGGTCCTTGAAAAGAAAGTGTATGACATCCTGGAAAAGGTCGGCCTGGTGCGGGAGCATGCCAACCGGTATCCCCACGAGTTTTCAGGCGGCCAGCGCCAGCGGATCGGCGTGGCGCGGGCCGTGGTGATGGAACCGGAACTGATCATTGCCGATGAACCGGTATCCGCACTGGACGTGTCCATCCAGGCCCAGGTGATCAACCTGCTCAATGAGCTGCGCCATGAATTCGGCCTGACATTCCTGTTTATTGCGCACGACTTGTCGGTGGTCAAATATTTCTCGGACCGGATCGGCGTCATGTATTACGGGCACATGGTGGAACTGGCCACATCCGATGAGCTGTTCGCCCACCCGCTGCATCCGTATACTCAGTCCCTGCTGAGCGCGATTCCCCTTCCGGATCCGCTGATGGAAAAGAAGCGGAAGCGGCTGAAGTATGACCCGCTGGCAGCCCATAACTACGGAAGCGAGCAGCCGGAAATGCGGGAAGTCGCCCCCGGGCATTTTGTGCGGTGCAGCCGGGAAGAATTCGAACAGTACCGGCAGCAGCTCGGCCTGCAGTCTTCTGAAAATGAGAAGCAGTGA
- a CDS encoding ABC transporter ATP-binding protein: MDLVKDSMACTFTGNMKYLTSRWREGLRSNGRKEKKYLREKARAEKRAAKGKTWTVPAPTVIDMDTVSSNMERLISGLKDHYEERIAEEGAEDKTRKTEQVIRDLEEKAAGMAARMDKWTARNKALKLMEEVGISEPRVRYRQYPFEFSGGMRQRIVIAIALAADPDILICDEPTTALDVTIQAQILELINSLKEKRNLSIIFITHDLGVVANMADRIAVMYAGKIVEYGTSEEIFYAPAHPYTWALLSSMPDLDTKEKLEAIPGTPPNMIYPPKGDAFAERNRYAMEIDFEQEPPVFPISETHWAATWLLHPDAPKVDPPAAVTERIRKMKARAAEVSGNE; the protein is encoded by the coding sequence ATGGACCTGGTCAAGGACAGTATGGCATGCACGTTTACCGGCAATATGAAGTACCTGACATCCCGGTGGCGGGAAGGACTTCGCAGCAACGGGCGCAAGGAAAAGAAGTACCTGCGGGAAAAGGCCCGGGCGGAAAAACGCGCGGCAAAGGGCAAGACGTGGACCGTTCCGGCCCCGACCGTCATCGATATGGATACGGTTTCCTCCAACATGGAACGCCTGATCTCCGGCCTGAAAGACCATTATGAGGAACGGATCGCGGAGGAAGGGGCGGAAGACAAAACCCGGAAGACGGAACAGGTGATCCGGGACCTGGAAGAGAAAGCGGCCGGCATGGCTGCCCGGATGGACAAATGGACTGCCCGGAACAAAGCACTGAAGCTGATGGAGGAAGTCGGAATCTCCGAGCCGCGGGTCCGTTACCGCCAGTATCCTTTTGAATTCTCCGGCGGCATGCGGCAGCGCATCGTGATTGCGATCGCCCTTGCGGCGGATCCGGACATCCTGATCTGCGACGAGCCGACCACCGCACTGGACGTGACGATCCAGGCCCAGATCCTGGAGCTGATCAACAGCCTGAAGGAAAAACGGAACCTGTCCATCATCTTCATCACGCACGACCTGGGCGTGGTGGCCAACATGGCCGACCGGATTGCCGTGATGTACGCGGGCAAAATCGTGGAATACGGGACTTCGGAGGAAATTTTCTATGCTCCGGCCCATCCCTATACATGGGCCCTGCTTTCCTCCATGCCGGACCTGGACACCAAGGAGAAGCTGGAAGCGATTCCCGGAACGCCTCCGAACATGATCTATCCGCCGAAGGGAGACGCTTTCGCGGAACGGAACCGGTATGCGATGGAAATCGACTTTGAACAGGAACCGCCGGTATTCCCCATTTCAGAAACCCACTGGGCAGCAACATGGCTGCTGCATCCGGACGCACCGAAGGTGGATCCTCCCGCGGCGGTGACGGAGCGTATCCGGAAGATGAAAGCACGGGCAGCGGAGGTGAGCGGAAATGAGTGA
- a CDS encoding ABC transporter permease, translating into MSEKMMNTAAFEVPKDKFRFVPMEGRTHDKKLETKPVGYFRDAMNRFRKNKGSVAAAWIILLLVLYAILIPIFCETPYSRALTDTMYLNYTKLPPKIPFLGIDGCSDVTVNSGKYHYYKAIAEETGLETIRATYRADYKDPTASGKSTFYDLRVDNYTSMGMLYLTLTGDQFEDIQKWQDEHGIQVIYPAIKDAKQTDANIWYEVDKKGQPKLDKEGNLKSIYRTTTPEDTAYHSLRIAADNDPEHPMAYARVAGTSTAKSYVTRINKYTYFQYRYGFEPGFVFGTNARGQDIFTRLAAGARFSFLLAICVSAINLFIGTIYGAIEGYYGGTTDLVMERISDILAEIPFIVVTVLFQLHLAKKVGVIGALLFAFVLTGWIGMASRVRMQFYRFKGQEYVLAARTLGARDSRLMFRHIFPNSLGTIITGSILVIPGVIFTESSLTYLNIVNLESSTMTSVGTMLANGKDYLATDPYIIFFPALFISLLEISFNLFGNGLRDAFNPSLRGAD; encoded by the coding sequence ATGAGTGAGAAGATGATGAATACCGCCGCCTTCGAGGTACCGAAGGATAAATTCCGTTTTGTACCCATGGAAGGCAGGACACATGACAAAAAACTGGAAACCAAACCGGTGGGCTATTTCCGGGACGCCATGAACCGGTTCCGGAAGAACAAGGGATCCGTGGCGGCTGCCTGGATTATCCTTCTTCTGGTGCTGTATGCCATCCTGATCCCGATCTTCTGCGAAACGCCCTATTCGCGGGCCCTGACGGATACCATGTACCTGAATTACACAAAGCTGCCCCCGAAGATTCCGTTCCTGGGCATCGACGGATGCAGCGACGTGACGGTAAACAGCGGGAAATACCATTACTATAAGGCGATCGCGGAGGAAACCGGCCTGGAAACAATCCGGGCAACCTACCGCGCCGATTACAAGGACCCGACGGCCAGCGGAAAATCCACATTCTACGATCTCCGGGTCGACAACTATACATCCATGGGCATGCTGTACCTGACCCTGACCGGGGATCAGTTTGAAGATATCCAGAAATGGCAGGATGAGCACGGGATCCAGGTGATTTATCCTGCCATCAAGGACGCCAAGCAGACCGATGCCAATATCTGGTACGAAGTGGACAAGAAGGGCCAGCCCAAGCTGGACAAGGAGGGAAACCTCAAGAGCATCTACCGGACCACCACCCCGGAGGATACAGCCTACCACAGCCTGCGGATTGCCGCGGACAACGATCCCGAACACCCGATGGCCTATGCCCGGGTCGCAGGAACCAGTACGGCCAAGAGCTATGTCACCCGGATCAACAAGTATACCTATTTCCAGTACCGTTACGGATTTGAACCGGGTTTTGTTTTCGGGACGAACGCCCGGGGACAGGATATCTTTACAAGGCTTGCCGCCGGTGCACGCTTTTCCTTCCTGCTGGCGATCTGCGTGTCGGCAATCAACCTCTTTATCGGAACCATCTACGGTGCGATCGAAGGCTATTACGGCGGCACAACGGACCTGGTGATGGAACGGATTTCCGATATCCTGGCGGAAATCCCTTTCATCGTCGTCACCGTCCTGTTCCAGCTGCACCTGGCAAAGAAGGTCGGCGTGATCGGTGCGCTGCTGTTTGCGTTTGTACTGACCGGCTGGATCGGGATGGCATCCCGGGTCCGGATGCAGTTCTACCGCTTCAAGGGACAGGAGTACGTCCTGGCCGCACGCACACTGGGCGCCCGGGACAGCCGCCTGATGTTCCGGCACATCTTCCCGAATTCCCTGGGAACAATCATTACCGGATCCATCCTGGTGATTCCAGGGGTCATCTTTACAGAGAGCTCCCTGACGTACCTGAACATCGTCAACCTGGAGTCCTCCACGATGACTTCGGTCGGTACAATGCTGGCAAACGGCAAGGATTACCTGGCAACCGACCCCTATATCATCTTCTTCCCGGCATTGTTCATATCGCTGCTGGAAATCTCTTTCAACCTGTTCGGCAACGGACTACGGGACGCTTTCAATCCATCGCTGCGAGGTGCTGATTAA
- a CDS encoding ABC transporter permease produces the protein MGKYVLKRIVLMLFTFLIIISMCFILVKLLPNKPAKQFGKDMQLIEMRREALGYNKPLLEQYVIFLRRSLIGQDWGVSEVLYLGQDVWGKFIEKMPATVIVNAYTMLISVPLGLLLGIYAALKKNKWQDQLISTLVVIFVSTPSYVYAFLVQYFLCFKLKWFPFQMNPGYDYLSWSTFVSIVPAVMSLGFGTVAQLTRYTRAELTEVLTSDYLLLARTKGLTRAQTTVRHALRNAMVPIFPMILGEFIGIMGGSLIIEQIFGIPGVGPLYVASVSSATPDYNFFLLLSAFYTLIGLVSGIIVDISYGFIDPRIRMGSRKV, from the coding sequence GTGGGAAAATATGTTCTCAAAAGAATTGTGCTGATGCTGTTTACTTTCCTGATCATCATCTCCATGTGCTTTATCCTGGTCAAGCTGCTGCCCAACAAACCGGCCAAGCAGTTCGGCAAGGATATGCAGCTGATCGAGATGCGGCGCGAAGCACTGGGGTACAACAAGCCGCTGCTGGAGCAGTATGTGATTTTTCTCCGGAGGTCGCTGATCGGACAGGACTGGGGCGTCAGTGAGGTTTTGTACCTGGGACAGGACGTCTGGGGAAAATTTATCGAAAAGATGCCCGCCACGGTCATTGTGAACGCCTATACCATGCTGATATCCGTGCCGCTGGGCCTGCTGCTGGGCATTTATGCGGCGCTGAAGAAAAACAAATGGCAGGATCAGCTGATTTCAACGCTGGTTGTGATTTTCGTATCCACGCCCAGCTATGTATACGCATTCCTGGTGCAGTATTTCCTGTGCTTTAAGCTGAAGTGGTTCCCCTTCCAGATGAATCCCGGATATGATTATTTGTCATGGTCCACATTTGTCAGTATCGTTCCGGCGGTGATGTCGCTCGGGTTCGGAACCGTGGCACAGCTGACCCGGTATACCCGTGCGGAACTGACAGAAGTCCTGACCAGCGATTACCTGCTGCTGGCCCGGACGAAAGGCCTGACACGGGCGCAGACAACCGTGCGCCATGCCCTTCGGAACGCCATGGTTCCGATTTTCCCGATGATCCTGGGTGAGTTCATCGGCATTATGGGCGGATCACTGATCATTGAGCAGATTTTCGGGATTCCGGGCGTCGGCCCGCTGTATGTCGCTTCCGTTTCATCCGCGACGCCTGACTATAACTTCTTCCTGCTGCTTTCCGCGTTCTATACGCTTATCGGGCTTGTGTCCGGTATTATTGTGGATATCAGCTACGGGTTCATTGACCCGAGGATCAGAATGGGGAGCAGAAAAGTATGA